One genomic segment of Phycisphaerae bacterium includes these proteins:
- a CDS encoding cupin domain-containing protein codes for MHIVNKSNSRRYQRDNITSYLLAAESSTGAKHITTSLVEMDAGGRQHVHSHPTEQCYFIIEGAGEMTVGGQTQPVTAGDTVFIPSNAPHGLVNTGGGVLRYLSAGSPPFGAKAELELWPLGPVE; via the coding sequence ATGCACATCGTTAACAAGAGCAACTCTCGCCGTTACCAGCGGGACAATATCACGTCGTATCTGCTGGCGGCTGAGAGTTCAACCGGGGCGAAGCATATCACCACGTCGCTGGTTGAGATGGATGCGGGCGGCCGGCAGCACGTCCATTCTCACCCGACCGAGCAGTGCTACTTCATTATCGAGGGCGCGGGCGAGATGACCGTGGGCGGCCAAACCCAGCCGGTGACGGCGGGGGACACCGTTTTTATCCCCTCAAACGCGCCACACGGCTTGGTTAACACCGGCGGCGGCGTGCTTCGGTACCTCAGTGCCGGTTCGCCGCCCTTCGGTGCGAAGGCGGAATTGGAGCTGTGGCCGCTGGGGCCGGTCGAATAG
- a CDS encoding sigma-70 family RNA polymerase sigma factor, giving the protein MADADNILVERFARQGDAEAFTEIVQRYSAMVNAVCRRVVGSPTAAEDACQDTFFRLLEKPQREGFPAVLAPSDGDVGIAEDAASGSGAATA; this is encoded by the coding sequence ATGGCGGACGCGGACAACATCCTGGTGGAACGATTCGCCCGGCAGGGCGACGCTGAGGCGTTTACCGAGATCGTTCAGCGGTACTCAGCCATGGTCAACGCCGTTTGCCGGCGAGTCGTCGGCAGCCCGACCGCGGCGGAAGACGCCTGTCAGGACACTTTCTTTCGCCTGCTGGAAAAACCCCAGCGTGAAGGGTTCCCTGCCGTGTTGGCTCCATCAGACGGCGACGTGGGTATCGCTGAAGATGCTGCGTCAGGATCAGGCGCGGCGACGGCGTGA
- a CDS encoding aminotransferase class I/II-fold pyridoxal phosphate-dependent enzyme, whose product MDFQPAERLRKLPPYPFADLRRKKAEARKKGVKVIAIDIGDPDMPTPDPVIDELCRAVRDEGDPNRHRYGCDVPVADFPQAVRDFYQRRWGVALREDQVVTTSGSKDAIAQMGMALLNPGDVGIAPTPGYPTYNIAHVFASAVTYYAPLLRQNGFLVDFDAIPLEVRRQAKILWLNYPNNPTTATADLEFFKRAVEFGRKHDILIAHDSAYSENVYDGYRSPSILQVDGAEDVAVEFFSLSKGFNMTGWRVGAVAGNASAVKALASVKDNVDNGTLRAVQFAAAKALNAADELTPKINAVYQKRRDMVVEALRKNGWSVDKPKATIYIWAPVPERYKGSSGAFAAELFEKTGVSVTPGLVYGQWGEGFYRISLTYSEETLREALDRIMELRA is encoded by the coding sequence ATGGATTTTCAGCCCGCGGAACGTCTCAGGAAGCTGCCGCCGTATCCTTTCGCCGACCTTCGCCGCAAGAAGGCGGAGGCGAGGAAGAAGGGCGTGAAGGTGATCGCGATCGACATCGGCGACCCGGACATGCCGACCCCCGATCCGGTGATCGACGAGTTGTGCCGGGCGGTTCGCGACGAGGGCGACCCGAACCGTCATCGCTACGGCTGCGACGTGCCGGTGGCGGACTTTCCGCAGGCGGTTCGCGATTTTTACCAGCGGCGGTGGGGGGTGGCGCTTCGGGAGGACCAGGTTGTCACCACCAGCGGCAGCAAGGACGCGATCGCCCAGATGGGCATGGCCCTGCTGAACCCCGGGGACGTGGGCATCGCTCCGACTCCGGGCTATCCGACGTACAATATCGCCCACGTGTTCGCCAGCGCGGTGACGTACTATGCGCCGCTGCTGCGGCAGAACGGTTTTCTGGTCGACTTTGACGCGATCCCGTTGGAGGTCCGCCGGCAGGCGAAGATCCTGTGGCTGAACTACCCGAACAATCCGACCACCGCGACGGCGGACCTGGAGTTTTTCAAGCGGGCGGTGGAGTTCGGGCGCAAGCACGATATTCTGATCGCTCACGACAGCGCCTACAGCGAGAACGTCTACGACGGCTACCGGTCGCCGAGCATTCTGCAGGTGGACGGGGCCGAGGATGTGGCGGTGGAGTTTTTCTCGTTGAGCAAGGGATTCAACATGACCGGCTGGCGGGTCGGCGCGGTGGCGGGCAACGCGTCGGCGGTCAAGGCCTTGGCGTCGGTCAAGGACAACGTGGATAACGGGACGCTGCGGGCGGTGCAGTTCGCCGCGGCCAAGGCGCTGAATGCGGCTGACGAGTTGACGCCGAAGATCAACGCGGTGTACCAGAAGCGTCGCGACATGGTGGTCGAGGCGTTGCGCAAGAACGGCTGGTCGGTCGATAAGCCAAAGGCGACGATTTACATCTGGGCCCCGGTGCCCGAGCGGTACAAGGGTTCGAGCGGGGCGTTCGCGGCTGAGCTGTTCGAGAAGACCGGCGTCTCGGTTACGCCGGGTTTGGTCTATGGGCAGTGGGGCGAAGGGTTCTATCGCATCTCGCTGACCTACAGCGAGGAGACGCTTCGCGAGGCCCTGGATAGGATCATGGAGCTTCGGGCCTGA
- the mnmG gene encoding tRNA uridine-5-carboxymethylaminomethyl(34) synthesis enzyme MnmG: MNLKTFSRQFDVAVIGAGHAGAEAAHATARMGLRTALVTLSREKIAEMSCNPAIGGLAKGHIVCEIDALGGLMAQAIDATGIQFRLLNRSKGPAVWGLRAQADKLQYSQYVRQWLEDTANISIIEGEAAEVLVEGGAVCGVELADGQRIGVGAVVITTGTFLNGEIHIGERRCPAGRVGEPAAQRLSGCLERLGLRLGRLKTGTCPRLAKDSIDYDRCEEQPGDAEPMPFSTMTDRIDRRQTPCHITYTNEATHELLRANLGRAPLYTGQIQSTGPRYCPSIEVKIVRFANKGRHQLFLEPESLEYDWVYCNGLATSVPQDVQEAMVHSICGLERARIVQYGYAIEYDYIPPDQLGPTLETRAVRGLFLAGQINGTSGYEEAGGQGLLAGINAARAVQGKEPVILGRDQAYIGVMIDDLVTKGVDEPYRMFTSRAEFRLLLRWDTAERRLTPLGREVGIVDNERWYRYCRRSEQAEALRAALATLRVDGAPAEAWLRRPTASWNEFVGKSGLRDAAALDPRVVHQVLTDLRYEGYEERELRAARKLRELDKVRLPAELDYQAVRGLKTESREKFIRHRPMTLGQASRITGVTPSDIMVLMVYLNSQGRAANRSG, encoded by the coding sequence ATGAATTTGAAGACGTTCAGCCGACAATTCGACGTGGCGGTGATCGGGGCCGGTCATGCCGGGGCCGAGGCGGCCCATGCCACGGCCCGGATGGGGCTGCGGACCGCGCTGGTGACGCTGTCGCGCGAGAAGATCGCTGAGATGTCGTGCAACCCCGCCATCGGCGGGCTGGCCAAGGGGCATATCGTCTGCGAAATCGACGCCCTCGGCGGCTTGATGGCCCAGGCGATCGACGCGACGGGGATCCAGTTTCGCCTGCTGAACCGCAGCAAGGGCCCAGCCGTCTGGGGCCTGCGGGCCCAGGCCGACAAGCTCCAGTACAGCCAATACGTCCGCCAATGGCTGGAAGACACAGCGAATATCAGCATTATTGAAGGTGAAGCAGCGGAAGTGCTGGTTGAGGGCGGCGCGGTATGCGGCGTGGAGTTGGCGGACGGCCAGCGGATCGGGGTTGGGGCGGTGGTCATCACGACCGGCACGTTCCTGAACGGTGAGATTCATATCGGCGAGCGGCGCTGCCCAGCCGGGCGGGTGGGCGAGCCGGCGGCGCAGCGGCTTTCAGGATGTCTGGAGCGGCTGGGGTTGCGGCTGGGTCGGCTCAAGACGGGCACGTGTCCGCGGCTGGCCAAAGACAGCATCGACTATGATCGGTGCGAGGAGCAGCCGGGCGACGCCGAGCCGATGCCGTTCTCGACGATGACCGATCGGATCGACCGGCGGCAGACGCCGTGCCACATCACCTACACGAACGAGGCGACGCACGAGCTTTTGCGGGCGAACCTGGGCCGGGCGCCGCTGTATACCGGGCAGATCCAATCGACCGGGCCGCGCTACTGCCCGAGCATCGAGGTCAAGATCGTCCGTTTCGCGAACAAGGGGCGGCATCAGCTATTTCTGGAGCCCGAGAGCCTGGAGTACGACTGGGTGTACTGCAACGGCTTGGCGACGTCGGTGCCGCAGGACGTGCAGGAGGCGATGGTCCACTCGATTTGCGGCTTGGAGCGGGCCCGGATCGTGCAGTACGGCTATGCCATCGAGTACGACTATATTCCGCCCGATCAGCTTGGCCCGACGCTGGAGACGCGGGCGGTGCGGGGGTTGTTTCTGGCGGGTCAGATCAACGGCACCAGCGGCTATGAGGAGGCGGGGGGGCAGGGCCTGCTGGCCGGGATCAACGCGGCGCGGGCGGTCCAGGGCAAAGAGCCGGTGATCCTGGGGCGCGACCAGGCGTACATCGGCGTGATGATCGACGACCTGGTGACCAAGGGGGTGGATGAGCCGTACCGGATGTTCACCTCGCGGGCGGAGTTCCGTCTGCTGCTGCGGTGGGACACCGCCGAGCGGCGGTTGACGCCTCTGGGCCGGGAGGTGGGAATCGTCGATAACGAGCGTTGGTACCGGTACTGCCGCCGATCGGAGCAGGCGGAGGCTTTGCGGGCGGCGCTGGCGACGCTGCGGGTGGACGGCGCGCCGGCTGAGGCGTGGCTCCGCCGTCCGACCGCGAGTTGGAACGAGTTTGTTGGCAAGAGCGGCCTGCGGGACGCCGCCGCCCTCGATCCGCGGGTGGTCCATCAGGTCCTGACCGATCTGCGGTACGAGGGCTACGAGGAGCGTGAGCTCCGGGCGGCCAGGAAGCTGCGGGAACTGGACAAGGTCCGTTTGCCCGCTGAGCTGGACTACCAGGCCGTTCGGGGCCTGAAGACCGAGAGCCGCGAGAAGTTCATCCGCCACCGCCCGATGACCCTCGGCCAAGCGTCCCGGATCACCGGTGTGACCCCATCCGACATCATGGTCCTGATGGTGTACCTGAATTCACAGGGCCGGGCGGCGAACCGGTCTGGCTAG
- a CDS encoding sigma-70 family RNA polymerase sigma factor — MSAEPKSRWEEISPYVDEALVELPEDARRLLIAHFLEGKTQSVLAAELGAAQSTVSRRLEAGTDSLRGALERKGVWLGVGVLPTLLSQAVVEPVSGSLLQELGKMA; from the coding sequence GTGTCCGCTGAGCCTAAGTCCCGGTGGGAGGAGATATCGCCCTATGTTGATGAAGCCTTGGTGGAGCTGCCGGAAGATGCGCGCCGGCTGCTGATCGCGCATTTCCTTGAGGGCAAGACGCAGTCGGTTCTGGCTGCGGAGCTTGGCGCGGCGCAGTCCACCGTATCGCGAAGGCTCGAAGCGGGTACTGACTCGCTGCGAGGCGCGCTGGAGCGAAAAGGCGTTTGGCTGGGCGTCGGCGTGCTTCCGACGTTGTTGAGTCAAGCCGTTGTTGAACCGGTGTCCGGGTCTCTTTTACAGGAGTTGGGCAAAATGGCCAT
- the lysS gene encoding lysine--tRNA ligase encodes MAMSKLNEDRCRKLARIRELGFDPYGGRFEGHLPLREARERFEGKPEGDAAPRCLIAGRIVFLRDIGKLIFLRLRDWSGELQVGLSKKQLEESWELIKQFEAGDIIAAEGEMGLTKTGELTVWAEKVRILSKALNPPPEKWHGLTDVEIRYRQRYVDLFSNPEVMRTFILRSKIVDAIRAFMIGKGYVEVETPMMQAIAGGAAAKPFVTHHNALDIDLYLRIAPELYLKRLLVGGMEKVFELNRNFRNEGISPRHNPEFTMLEAYEAYGSWETMADLVEELVCHVAQTLLGTLTIEHKNDEGETVKTINLQRPWRRVRMDELVAEFSGTKLKHEWRFDKRDIREAAPELWRWMNEAAAGSGAEALELVLGAAVLRPLVAKLPRLTPAEQLVEVYEKLIEPTLIDPCFVTHVPSVTIPLARENRDDPYFADVYELAINGQEISPGYSELNDPEVQARHFLHQVGDEEERQKIDEDFLESLRYGMPPAGGMGLGIDRLIMVLTGAQSIRDVILFPLQRPRIEREQGEPAETPEETQEPQP; translated from the coding sequence ATGGCGATGTCAAAGTTGAACGAAGATCGTTGTCGGAAGCTGGCGCGGATCCGCGAACTGGGCTTTGATCCTTACGGCGGGCGGTTCGAAGGCCACCTGCCGCTGCGCGAGGCCCGCGAGCGGTTCGAGGGCAAACCGGAGGGCGACGCTGCTCCGCGCTGCCTGATCGCCGGACGGATCGTCTTTCTTCGCGACATCGGCAAGCTCATCTTCCTGCGCCTGCGCGACTGGTCGGGCGAGCTGCAGGTGGGTTTGAGCAAGAAGCAGCTTGAGGAGTCGTGGGAGCTGATCAAGCAGTTCGAGGCCGGCGATATCATCGCGGCTGAGGGCGAGATGGGCTTGACCAAGACGGGCGAACTGACGGTCTGGGCCGAGAAGGTCCGGATTCTCAGCAAGGCCTTGAATCCGCCGCCGGAGAAGTGGCACGGCCTGACCGACGTCGAGATTCGCTATCGTCAGCGGTATGTCGATCTGTTCTCGAATCCGGAGGTGATGCGCACGTTCATTCTGCGATCGAAGATCGTCGATGCGATCCGGGCGTTCATGATCGGAAAGGGTTACGTCGAGGTCGAGACGCCGATGATGCAGGCGATCGCGGGCGGGGCGGCGGCCAAGCCGTTCGTCACGCACCACAACGCCCTCGATATCGACCTGTACCTACGGATCGCGCCGGAGCTCTACCTCAAGCGGCTGCTGGTCGGCGGGATGGAGAAGGTCTTCGAGTTGAACCGCAACTTCCGCAACGAGGGCATCAGCCCGCGGCACAATCCCGAATTCACGATGCTGGAAGCGTACGAGGCGTACGGCTCGTGGGAGACGATGGCCGACCTGGTCGAGGAGCTGGTCTGCCACGTGGCCCAGACGCTTCTGGGCACGCTGACCATCGAGCACAAGAACGACGAGGGCGAGACGGTCAAGACGATCAACCTGCAGCGTCCGTGGCGGCGGGTGCGGATGGATGAATTAGTGGCCGAGTTCAGCGGAACGAAGCTCAAGCACGAGTGGCGGTTCGACAAGCGGGACATCCGCGAGGCGGCGCCGGAGTTGTGGAGGTGGATGAACGAGGCGGCTGCGGGTTCCGGCGCGGAGGCATTGGAGCTTGTGCTCGGCGCAGCCGTGCTGCGGCCCTTGGTGGCTAAGCTCCCGCGGCTGACGCCGGCTGAGCAGTTGGTCGAGGTGTACGAGAAGCTGATCGAGCCGACGCTGATCGATCCGTGCTTCGTGACGCACGTGCCGTCGGTGACGATTCCGCTGGCCCGCGAGAACCGCGACGATCCGTATTTCGCCGACGTGTACGAACTGGCGATCAACGGGCAGGAGATCTCGCCCGGTTATTCGGAGCTCAACGATCCGGAGGTCCAGGCCCGCCACTTCCTTCACCAGGTGGGCGACGAGGAGGAGCGGCAGAAGATCGATGAGGACTTCCTCGAATCGCTGCGGTACGGGATGCCGCCGGCCGGCGGGATGGGTCTGGGCATCGACCGGCTGATCATG